The proteins below are encoded in one region of Helicoverpa zea isolate HzStark_Cry1AcR chromosome 21, ilHelZeax1.1, whole genome shotgun sequence:
- the LOC124641057 gene encoding uncharacterized protein LOC124641057: MSWQGCQDLIGCKIRINNTEVFIFQQVTHIVHIVMVDSEALIAAVREQRLLWDKKHKHYRNRLLVQRSWKNVAEAVECTADDVKKKWKNLRDSYNRELKKVEKPRSGSDADQNGQYQGDWPHFESMQFLKTILKPRKTTSNIQNNILDEDDIIDDDTMMSILSEQSAYNTQTDESQFNTDDTNLETIDGPTAQILHDTSTPGPSYTPSRAIGMLANQKVQEGGAKSIEETLITLEREKIDLMKKNLNEDDDDLNWFKSIMPYVKKLPSLNKLLFRTKVQEMLINEISKLNTPSNTESSMTPH; the protein is encoded by the exons ATGTCATGGCAGGGTTGTCAAGATTTGATAGGTTGTAAGATTAGAATAAACAAtacagaagtgtttatttttcaacaagtGACCCACATCGTACATATTGTAATGGTtgattcagaagcgttgatcgcCGCAGTGCGTGAGCaaagattgttgtgggacaaaaaacataaacattataggaatcgtttattagtacaaagaagTTGGAAGAATGTTGCCGAAGCAGTAGAATGCACAG ctgatgatgtaaaaaagaagTGGAAGAATTTAAGAGATTCGTATAACAGAGAGCTTAAAAAAGTAGAAAAGCCAAGATCGGGTTCGGACGCAGATCAAAATGGTCAATATCAAGGCGATTGGCCACATTTTGAATCAATGCAATTTTTGAAGACAATTTTGAAACCTCGTAAAACGACGagtaatattcaaaataacatattagATGAAGATGACATTATTGATGATGATACAATGATGTCTATTCTTTCTGAGCAATCGGCATACAATACGCAAACCGATGAATCGCAGTTCAATACAGATGATACCAATTTGGAAACAATTGATGGCCCTACGGCACAGATACTACATGATACCTCGACACCTGGACCGTCGTATACCCCATCGCGAGCTATTGGAATGTTGGCTAACCAAAAGGTACAAGAAGGTGGAGCAAAAAGTATTGAAGAAACCTTAATAACACTCGAACGAGAAAAGATAGACCTAatgaagaaaaatttaaatgaagACGACGACGACTTGAACTGGTTCAAGTCTATAATGCCGTATGTGAAAAAACTACCATctctgaataaattattatttcggACTAAGGTTCAAGAGATGCTCATCAACGAAATATCAAAACTGAATACCCCATCAAACACAGAATCTTCAATGACCCCTCATTGA
- the LOC124640828 gene encoding uncharacterized protein LOC124640828 has translation MLILLRSWVTPTLISSDDILCVKCFVLLQNQTASNSNLSLVSPARGHLNICYACGLSIASRRTHRVSQDSSSKECYTKMDTSTSRVAFGTSLSSLLGGCIKTSPEATRCWQ, from the exons ATGCTTATCCTTCTAAGATCCTGGGTAACACCTACATtg ATATCTTCTGATGATATCCTGTGtgtgaaatgttttgtattattacaaaaccagaCAGCATCTAACTCAAATCTGTCACTTGTATCCCCTGCTCGTGGACACCTAAACATATGCTACGCATGTGGCTTGTCAATAGCAAGTCGCAGAACTCATAGAGTCAGTCAAGATAGTTCCTCAAAGGAATGTTATACTAAGATGGACACCAGCACATCAC gtgTTGCATTTGGAACGAGTTTGTCTTCCTTGTTGGGCGGCTGCATCAAGACAAGTCCGGAGGCAACCCGTTGCTGGCAGTAG